Proteins encoded by one window of Cyanobium sp. NS01:
- the groL gene encoding chaperonin GroEL (60 kDa chaperone family; promotes refolding of misfolded polypeptides especially under stressful conditions; forms two stacked rings of heptamers to form a barrel-shaped 14mer; ends can be capped by GroES; misfolded proteins enter the barrel where they are refolded when GroES binds), producing the protein MTKLVSFSDASRAALERGVNALADAVRVTIGPKGRNVVLEKKFGAPDIVNDGVTIAKEIELEDPFENLGAKLMQQVASKTKDEAGDGTTTATVLAQALVREGMRNVAAGASPVNLRRGMERAAALVVEGIAARAVPVEGDAIRQVASVSAGNDDEIGAMIAQAMDKVSVDGVITVEESNSLATELEITEGMAFDRGYSSPYFVTDPERRECVFDAALILITDRKISSIADLVPVLEAVSKSGRPLLILAEEVEGEALATLVVNKNRGVLQVAAVRAPSFGDRRKAYLQDIATLTGATVVSEDQAMTLEKATLADLGQARRITITKDSTTIVASEEHQAAVTERIASIRRQLAATDSDYDREKLQERIAKLAGGVAVIKVGAPTETELRNRKLRIEDALNATRAAVEEGIVAGGGTTLLELAETLSELAAQCQGDERTGVEIVKRALAEPVRQIAVNAGIDGSVVSAEILRGGKGYNAFSGEYEDLLAAGILDAAKVTRLALQDAVSIAALLITTEAVIADKPEPPAAAGPGDDMGGMGGMGGMGGMGGMGGMGGMGMPGMM; encoded by the coding sequence ATGACCAAGCTGGTCAGCTTTTCCGACGCCTCCCGCGCCGCCCTGGAGCGGGGTGTCAACGCCCTCGCCGATGCCGTTCGGGTGACCATCGGTCCGAAGGGACGCAATGTGGTGCTCGAGAAGAAGTTCGGCGCCCCCGACATCGTCAACGACGGCGTGACGATCGCCAAGGAAATCGAACTGGAGGATCCCTTCGAAAATCTCGGCGCCAAGTTGATGCAGCAGGTGGCGAGCAAGACCAAGGACGAGGCCGGTGACGGCACCACCACCGCCACCGTGCTGGCCCAGGCCCTGGTGCGGGAGGGCATGCGCAACGTGGCCGCCGGCGCCAGCCCCGTGAACCTGCGCCGCGGCATGGAGCGGGCTGCCGCCCTGGTGGTGGAGGGCATCGCCGCCCGGGCCGTGCCCGTGGAGGGCGACGCGATCCGCCAGGTGGCCAGCGTCAGCGCCGGCAACGACGACGAGATCGGCGCCATGATCGCCCAGGCGATGGACAAGGTGAGCGTCGATGGCGTGATCACGGTGGAGGAGTCCAACTCCCTGGCCACCGAGCTCGAGATCACTGAAGGCATGGCCTTCGACCGCGGCTACAGCTCCCCCTATTTCGTGACCGATCCGGAGCGCCGGGAGTGCGTGTTCGACGCTGCTCTGATCCTGATCACCGACCGCAAGATCAGCAGCATCGCCGATCTGGTGCCGGTGCTGGAAGCCGTGTCCAAGAGCGGCCGCCCGCTGCTGATCCTGGCCGAGGAGGTGGAGGGTGAAGCCCTGGCCACCCTGGTGGTGAACAAGAACCGTGGCGTGCTCCAGGTGGCCGCCGTGCGCGCCCCCTCCTTCGGGGATCGCCGCAAGGCCTACCTGCAGGACATCGCCACCCTCACCGGCGCCACGGTGGTGAGCGAAGACCAGGCCATGACCCTGGAGAAGGCCACCCTGGCCGACCTGGGCCAGGCCCGGCGCATCACGATCACCAAGGACAGCACCACGATCGTGGCCAGCGAGGAACATCAGGCCGCTGTGACTGAGCGCATCGCCTCGATCCGTCGCCAGCTGGCCGCCACCGACTCCGACTACGACCGCGAGAAGCTGCAGGAGCGGATCGCCAAGCTGGCCGGCGGTGTGGCCGTGATCAAGGTGGGGGCCCCCACCGAAACCGAGCTGCGCAACCGCAAGCTGCGTATCGAGGACGCCCTCAACGCCACCCGGGCCGCCGTCGAGGAGGGCATCGTGGCCGGTGGCGGCACCACCCTGCTGGAACTGGCGGAAACCCTCTCCGAACTGGCTGCCCAATGCCAGGGCGATGAGCGCACCGGCGTGGAGATCGTCAAGCGGGCCCTGGCTGAGCCGGTGCGCCAGATCGCCGTGAACGCGGGCATCGACGGCTCCGTGGTGAGCGCCGAGATCCTGCGCGGCGGCAAGGGCTACAACGCCTTCAGCGGTGAATACGAAGACCTGCTGGCCGCCGGCATTCTCGATGCCGCCAAGGTCACCAGGCTGGCGCTCCAGGACGCTGTGTCGATCGCGGCCCTGTTGATCACCACCGAAGCCGTGATCGCCGACAAGCCCGAACCGCCCGCGGCCGCAGGCCCCGGCGACGACATGGGCGGCATGGGAGGTATGGGCGGCATGGGTGGAATGGGTGGTATGGGAGGCATGGGCGGTATGGGGATGCCCGGCATGATGTGA
- a CDS encoding N-acetylmannosamine-6-phosphate 2-epimerase: MAKAPWPRGLIVSVQAPEGSPMRHPEVIAAMAEASLNQGASGVRLESPEHIGAVRRRCPEALIVGLWKRTYPGSAVYITPTWIDIQAVWAAGADVVAIDATSRPRPCGEDLAELILRAAQELGAPLMADVDSVAHGLRAAELGCGWVGTTLFGYTDDTASCPPPAMDLLAPLRASLPNEVALICEGGIHSAAQARAALAHGADAVVVGTAITGIDLQVAAYLRALAQP, translated from the coding sequence ATGGCCAAGGCGCCATGGCCCCGGGGGCTGATCGTGTCGGTGCAGGCCCCGGAGGGATCACCCATGCGTCACCCCGAGGTGATCGCGGCCATGGCGGAGGCCAGCCTCAACCAGGGCGCCAGCGGGGTGCGGCTGGAGAGTCCCGAACACATCGGTGCGGTGCGTCGGCGCTGCCCGGAGGCCCTGATCGTGGGGCTCTGGAAGCGCACCTACCCCGGCAGTGCGGTGTACATCACCCCCACCTGGATCGACATCCAGGCCGTTTGGGCGGCTGGGGCCGATGTGGTGGCCATCGATGCCACGAGCCGACCGCGGCCCTGCGGCGAAGATCTGGCGGAGCTGATCCTCCGGGCCGCTCAGGAGCTGGGGGCGCCCCTGATGGCCGATGTGGATTCCGTGGCCCACGGCCTGCGGGCCGCCGAGCTGGGTTGCGGCTGGGTGGGGACCACCCTGTTCGGCTACACCGACGACACCGCCAGCTGCCCCCCTCCTGCCATGGACCTGCTGGCGCCCTTGCGGGCCTCTCTCCCCAACGAGGTGGCCCTCATCTGTGAGGGAGGGATTCACTCGGCAGCCCAGGCCCGCGCGGCGCTGGCGCACGGGGCCGATGCGGTGGTGGTGGGTACGGCGATCACCGGGATCGATCTGCAGGTGGCGGCCTACCTGAGGGCGCTCGCCCAGCCCTGA
- a CDS encoding ABC transporter permease codes for MTTTSSASSSGASLSSQVSPPSPLPLGPEASALAEISQETLALTKRLFLQLQRRPSTLIAGVLQPLIWLILFGALFAKAPAGLLPGGMSYGRFLGAGVIVFTAFSGALNAGLPVMFDREFGFLNRLLVAPLRARSSIVLASVLFITALSLVQSLAIMAAAALLGYGWPGAGGLLLVLVTLLLLVFAVTALSLGLAFALPGHIELIAVIFVANLPLLFASTALAPISFMPAWLGWLAALNPLTFAIEPIRAAYAGHFSLTAVVLEAPYGDLTAGTCLAVLALLAAGLFALIRPLLDRKLT; via the coding sequence ATGACCACCACTTCTTCTGCTTCTTCTTCCGGCGCCTCGCTGTCCAGCCAGGTCAGCCCTCCGTCGCCGTTGCCCCTCGGCCCCGAGGCCTCCGCCCTGGCCGAGATCAGCCAGGAAACCCTGGCGCTCACCAAGCGCCTGTTCCTGCAGCTGCAGCGCCGCCCCTCCACCCTGATCGCCGGAGTGTTGCAGCCCCTGATCTGGCTGATTCTGTTCGGGGCTCTGTTTGCCAAGGCCCCCGCCGGCCTGCTGCCGGGCGGCATGAGCTACGGCCGCTTTCTGGGGGCCGGCGTGATCGTGTTCACCGCCTTCAGCGGCGCCCTCAACGCCGGCCTGCCGGTGATGTTCGATCGGGAGTTCGGCTTCCTCAATCGGCTCCTGGTGGCGCCGCTGCGGGCGCGCAGTTCGATCGTGCTGGCCTCGGTGCTGTTCATCACGGCCCTGAGCCTGGTGCAGAGCCTGGCGATCATGGCGGCCGCTGCCCTGCTGGGCTACGGCTGGCCGGGCGCCGGTGGCCTGCTGCTGGTGCTGGTCACGCTGCTGCTGCTGGTGTTCGCCGTCACGGCACTCAGCCTCGGGCTGGCGTTCGCCCTGCCGGGTCACATCGAACTGATCGCGGTGATCTTCGTGGCCAACCTGCCGCTGCTGTTCGCCAGCACCGCCCTGGCACCGATTTCCTTCATGCCGGCCTGGTTGGGCTGGCTTGCGGCCCTGAATCCCCTTACCTTCGCGATTGAACCGATCCGCGCCGCCTACGCCGGCCATTTCTCCCTCACCGCCGTGGTGCTCGAGGCTCCGTACGGAGACCTCACCGCCGGCACCTGCCTGGCCGTGCTGGCCCTCCTGGCCGCTGGACTGTTCGCCCTGATCCGGCCCCTGCTGGATCGCAAGCTCACCTGA
- a CDS encoding ATP-binding cassette domain-containing protein codes for MVIEIDRLSKAYGSGTSRVAALDGLSLNVPAGTLYGLLGPNGAGKTTALRILCTLLAPDGGSVRVAGVDALQDPRQVRRLLGYVAQEVAIDKILSGRELLQLQGDLYHLQPSLRQSRIAELVDLLGMGDWIDRRCGTYSGGMRRRLDLASGLLHAPRVLVLDEPTVGLDIESRAAIWTVLRQLRDGGTTILLSSHYLEEVDALADRLAILEAGQLIAEGTPSELKDALGGDRVTLRVREFSDAAEASQVQELLRACPGVRQVVVNRAQGYSLNLVVEHQGVVEQLRHQLAEAQLPVFALAQSRPSLDDVYLQATGRTLMDAELAVAGSRDPKAERKQSMR; via the coding sequence CTGGTGATCGAAATCGATCGGTTGAGCAAGGCCTACGGCAGTGGCACGTCCAGGGTGGCTGCCCTCGATGGCCTCAGCCTGAACGTGCCGGCGGGCACGCTCTATGGCTTGCTGGGCCCCAATGGCGCCGGCAAGACCACCGCGCTGCGGATCCTCTGCACCCTGCTGGCCCCGGACGGGGGCAGCGTCCGGGTGGCCGGAGTGGATGCCCTGCAGGACCCCCGCCAGGTGCGGCGGCTGCTCGGCTACGTGGCCCAGGAGGTGGCGATCGACAAGATCCTCAGCGGCCGCGAGCTGCTGCAGCTCCAGGGCGACCTCTACCACCTGCAGCCTTCTCTGAGGCAGAGCCGCATTGCCGAGCTGGTGGATCTCCTGGGTATGGGCGACTGGATCGACCGGCGCTGCGGCACCTATTCCGGTGGCATGCGCCGCCGGCTCGATCTGGCCTCCGGTCTGCTGCATGCCCCGCGGGTGCTGGTGCTGGATGAGCCCACCGTGGGCCTCGACATCGAGAGCCGGGCGGCGATCTGGACCGTGCTGCGCCAGCTGCGCGATGGCGGCACCACGATCCTGCTGAGCAGTCACTACCTGGAGGAGGTGGATGCCCTGGCCGACCGCCTGGCGATCCTCGAGGCGGGCCAGCTGATCGCTGAGGGCACCCCATCGGAGCTCAAGGATGCTCTCGGTGGCGATCGCGTCACCCTGCGGGTGCGGGAGTTCAGTGATGCCGCGGAGGCCAGCCAGGTGCAGGAGCTGTTGAGGGCCTGCCCGGGGGTGCGTCAGGTGGTGGTGAACCGCGCCCAGGGCTATTCGCTCAACCTGGTGGTGGAGCACCAGGGGGTGGTGGAACAGCTGAGGCATCAGCTGGCCGAGGCCCAGCTGCCGGTGTTCGCCCTGGCCCAGAGCCGGCCCAGCCTCGATGATGTGTATCTCCAGGCCACGGGCCGCACATTGATGGATGCGGAGCTGGCTGTGGCCGGCAGCCGGGATCCCAAGGCCGAACGCAAACAGAGCATGCGCTGA
- a CDS encoding heme o synthase — translation MVSLSALPMAQPPAVRPSVRLPAWLEVAKPRLIPLLLATTLAGMAVSGSSITTPVVLCTLLGGALASAAAGVLNCLWEQELDGRMQRTSRRALPSGRLAQRQAFGLAVALTLVSVTVLVLGVNPLAASLALLGLCSYVLLYTALLKPRTPQNIVIGGVAGAIPALVGAAAASGELGASSWWLFSLVMVWTPAHFWALALLLKDDYRSVGIPMLPVVKGVQVTARAISSYAWLTVALSLLGAWMLPSGGLFYGLLVLPFNGRLLQLVSKLSRNPNDPSSAKALFRWSIFYLFGVSLLLLMARLPQAEPFSIGLGMLPTLGG, via the coding sequence ATGGTGAGCCTCTCTGCCCTGCCCATGGCCCAGCCCCCTGCGGTGCGCCCCTCGGTGCGCCTGCCGGCCTGGCTGGAGGTGGCCAAGCCCCGGCTGATTCCGCTGTTGCTGGCCACCACCCTGGCCGGCATGGCCGTGAGTGGCTCCAGCATCACCACTCCCGTGGTGCTCTGCACCCTGCTGGGCGGCGCCCTGGCCTCCGCAGCGGCAGGGGTGCTCAACTGCCTCTGGGAGCAGGAACTCGATGGCCGCATGCAGCGCACCAGCCGCCGGGCCCTGCCCTCGGGACGGCTGGCCCAGCGCCAGGCCTTCGGACTCGCCGTGGCGCTCACCCTGGTCTCGGTGACGGTGCTGGTGCTGGGGGTGAACCCCCTGGCCGCCAGCCTGGCCCTGCTGGGGTTGTGCAGCTATGTGCTCCTGTACACCGCTCTGCTCAAGCCCCGCACGCCCCAGAACATCGTGATCGGCGGGGTGGCGGGCGCCATCCCCGCCCTTGTGGGAGCTGCGGCGGCCAGCGGCGAACTCGGTGCCTCCAGCTGGTGGTTGTTCTCTTTGGTGATGGTGTGGACCCCGGCCCACTTCTGGGCCCTGGCGCTGCTGCTCAAGGACGACTACCGCTCCGTCGGCATCCCCATGCTTCCGGTGGTCAAAGGCGTGCAGGTGACGGCCCGGGCGATCAGCAGCTATGCCTGGCTGACGGTGGCGCTGAGCCTGCTGGGGGCCTGGATGCTGCCCAGTGGCGGCCTGTTCTACGGCCTGCTGGTGCTGCCCTTCAACGGCAGGCTGCTGCAACTGGTGAGCAAGCTCAGCCGCAATCCCAACGACCCTTCCTCCGCCAAGGCCCTGTTCCGCTGGTCGATCTTCTATCTGTTCGGCGTGAGCCTGCTGCTGCTGATGGCACGCCTCCCCCAGGCGGAGCCGTTCTCCATCGGGCTGGGGATGCTGCCTACATTGGGCGGCTGA
- a CDS encoding heme A synthase → MSPQAGPIQAGSPADHLTPRQADRLGQLSRLSGHLVVALVALVVIGGATRVMQAGLACPDWPLCYGVLLPGRQMNLQVFLEWFHRLDAFVVGVALLVMAAASLVGRRQLPGWLPWASGLALALVAVQGGLGALTVTRLLASSMVTAHLAAALSLLALLSGLHQALKLQQALKRHSQPGTAPLERPWRLVWGLAVCAALLLVFCQSLLGAWMASHWAADRCLAAGDDCRWLLLHRQLAPAAGGAVLAVAALAALCPALPRSTRLLALGGALLVVAQLVLGVTTLRLALAVPAVTIAHQLGAALLVAVLAGLLGQLPGLAGRPPSTSPSPSPLS, encoded by the coding sequence GTGTCCCCTCAGGCAGGTCCCATCCAGGCCGGCTCCCCTGCTGATCACCTGACCCCACGGCAGGCCGATCGGCTCGGGCAGCTCAGCCGCCTGAGTGGCCACCTGGTGGTGGCCTTGGTGGCCCTGGTGGTGATCGGTGGGGCCACCAGGGTCATGCAGGCCGGCCTGGCCTGCCCTGACTGGCCGCTCTGCTACGGCGTGCTGCTGCCTGGCCGGCAGATGAACCTGCAGGTGTTTCTGGAGTGGTTTCACCGGCTCGACGCCTTCGTGGTGGGGGTCGCCCTGCTGGTGATGGCCGCCGCCAGCCTGGTGGGCCGCCGTCAGCTGCCCGGCTGGCTTCCCTGGGCCTCCGGCCTGGCCCTGGCCCTGGTGGCCGTGCAGGGAGGTCTTGGTGCCCTCACCGTGACCCGGCTGCTGGCCTCCTCGATGGTGACGGCTCATCTGGCTGCGGCCCTCAGCCTGCTGGCCCTGCTCAGTGGGCTGCACCAGGCCCTGAAGCTGCAGCAGGCTCTCAAGCGGCACTCTCAGCCCGGCACGGCTCCCCTGGAGCGGCCCTGGCGACTCGTCTGGGGCCTGGCTGTCTGCGCCGCCCTGCTGCTGGTGTTCTGCCAGAGCCTGCTCGGGGCCTGGATGGCCAGCCACTGGGCCGCTGATCGCTGTCTGGCTGCCGGCGATGACTGCCGCTGGCTGCTGCTGCATCGCCAGCTGGCCCCTGCGGCCGGGGGTGCCGTGCTGGCTGTGGCCGCCCTCGCCGCCCTCTGTCCTGCCCTGCCGCGCTCGACCCGCCTGCTGGCCCTCGGCGGCGCCCTGCTGGTGGTGGCCCAGCTGGTCCTGGGCGTCACCACCCTGAGGCTGGCCCTCGCCGTGCCCGCCGTGACCATCGCTCACCAGCTCGGTGCGGCCCTGCTGGTGGCCGTGCTCGCCGGCCTGCTGGGCCAGCTGCCTGGCCTGGCCGGCCGGCCCCCCTCAACATCCCCATCCCCCTCTCCCCTGAGCTGA
- a CDS encoding cytochrome c oxidase subunit II has translation MQIRTALTTVLATTGLVGTGLLVGNRVNMLPLDASSNAATYDSLFKVLFSIGTMLFLGITIVLVYSLLRFRRTAGDTSDGVAIEGNLPLEIVWTAIPAVVILFVGIYSYDIYERMGGMAPLMDHAAMDHSAMDHSTIDQAALVSDSPGPDPERIWGGIGAAATPDQTGVVPPTLPVEVTAMQFAFIFHYPQGDITSGELHVPLGQPVELRMEARDVIHAFWVPQFRLKQDVIPGQTTQLSFTPTRAGTYPIVCAELCGAYHGGMRSNVVVHERESFDAWLAQNTPTTST, from the coding sequence GTGCAGATCCGCACAGCCCTCACCACCGTGCTGGCCACGACTGGCCTTGTGGGAACAGGGCTCCTGGTGGGCAATCGGGTGAACATGCTGCCGCTCGATGCGAGCAGCAACGCCGCCACCTACGATTCCCTTTTTAAGGTTTTATTCAGCATTGGCACGATGCTGTTCCTCGGCATCACCATTGTTTTGGTGTACAGCCTGCTGCGGTTTCGCCGCACCGCCGGCGACACCAGCGACGGTGTGGCCATTGAGGGCAACCTGCCCCTCGAAATCGTCTGGACTGCGATACCAGCGGTGGTCATTCTTTTCGTTGGTATCTATAGCTACGACATCTACGAGCGCATGGGCGGCATGGCCCCCCTCATGGACCATGCCGCCATGGATCACAGCGCCATGGATCACAGCACCATCGACCAGGCCGCCCTCGTCAGTGACAGCCCCGGCCCAGACCCGGAGCGCATCTGGGGGGGCATCGGCGCTGCCGCCACCCCTGATCAGACAGGCGTGGTTCCCCCGACCCTGCCGGTGGAGGTGACGGCCATGCAGTTCGCCTTCATCTTCCATTACCCCCAGGGGGACATCACCAGCGGCGAGCTGCATGTGCCGCTGGGCCAGCCCGTGGAGCTGCGCATGGAGGCCCGCGATGTGATCCACGCCTTCTGGGTGCCGCAGTTCCGCCTCAAGCAGGATGTGATTCCGGGCCAGACCACCCAGCTCTCCTTCACCCCCACCCGCGCCGGCACCTACCCGATCGTCTGCGCCGAACTCTGCGGGGCCTACCACGGCGGCATGCGCTCCAACGTGGTGGTGCATGAACGCGAGAGCTTCGACGCCTGGCTGGCGCAGAACACCCCCACCACGAGCACCTGA
- the ctaD gene encoding cytochrome c oxidase subunit I, producing MTIASPGPLPQEGLQPTGWARYLSFSLDHKVIGLQYLVCGFAFYLVGGALAGVIRTELVSPMSDFVSRDTYNEVLTLHGTVMIFLWIVPVVNGGFGNYLIPFYVGARDMAFPRLNAVAFWMIPPAGILLISSYFLAGAAAQSGWTAYPPLSLTTPAAGQVVWILSVLLLGGSSIFGAINFIATVLKLRRPGLKMMQLPMYCWAMLGTSLLVVLSTPVLAGVLILLSFDIVAHTGFFNPALGGNVVVYQHLFWFYSHPAVYIMVLPAFGLVSEILPVHARKPLFGYTTMVYSIMGIVGLGLIVWAHHMFTSGTPPWMRLFFTIATSFIAVPTGIKFFNWIATLWGGKIALNSAMLFSCGFILNFVFGGITGISLAQVPFDIHVHDTYFVVGHFHYIVYGGTVFVIFASLYHWYPKFTGRLLNEDLGRLHFVLTLIGFQLCFLPQHWLGLNGMPRRVAEYDPAFTTLNQVSSVGALIMAISILPLLINVVITARNGEPAGDNPWNALTPEWLTSSPPPVENWKGDAPLVTEPYGYGTRPEAQS from the coding sequence ATGACGATCGCCAGTCCAGGCCCTCTGCCCCAGGAGGGTCTGCAGCCCACCGGGTGGGCCCGCTATCTCAGCTTCAGCCTCGATCACAAGGTGATCGGGCTTCAGTATCTGGTGTGCGGCTTTGCCTTCTATCTGGTGGGAGGGGCGCTGGCCGGTGTGATCCGCACCGAGCTGGTCAGTCCGATGTCCGACTTCGTGAGCCGTGACACCTACAACGAGGTGCTGACGCTGCACGGCACGGTGATGATCTTTCTGTGGATCGTGCCCGTGGTCAATGGCGGCTTCGGCAACTATCTGATTCCCTTCTACGTCGGCGCCCGGGACATGGCCTTCCCGAGGCTCAATGCCGTGGCCTTCTGGATGATTCCGCCGGCTGGCATCCTGCTGATCAGCAGCTATTTCCTGGCGGGCGCCGCTGCCCAGTCCGGCTGGACAGCCTACCCACCCCTCAGTCTCACCACCCCGGCTGCCGGCCAGGTGGTGTGGATTCTGAGTGTGCTGCTGCTGGGGGGCAGTTCCATCTTCGGCGCCATCAATTTCATCGCCACGGTGCTGAAGCTGCGCCGCCCTGGCCTGAAGATGATGCAGTTGCCGATGTACTGCTGGGCGATGCTGGGCACCAGCCTGCTGGTAGTGCTCTCAACCCCTGTGCTGGCCGGCGTGTTGATCCTGCTGAGCTTCGACATCGTGGCCCACACCGGCTTCTTCAACCCGGCCCTGGGCGGCAACGTGGTGGTCTACCAGCACCTCTTCTGGTTCTATTCCCATCCAGCCGTGTACATCATGGTGCTGCCGGCCTTCGGCCTGGTCAGCGAAATCCTGCCGGTGCATGCCCGCAAGCCCCTGTTCGGCTACACCACCATGGTGTACTCGATCATGGGCATCGTGGGGCTGGGCCTGATCGTGTGGGCCCACCACATGTTCACTAGTGGCACACCCCCCTGGATGCGGCTGTTTTTCACCATTGCCACCTCATTCATTGCGGTGCCCACGGGCATCAAGTTCTTCAACTGGATCGCCACCCTGTGGGGAGGCAAGATCGCCCTCAACTCGGCGATGCTGTTTTCATGCGGCTTCATTCTGAACTTCGTGTTCGGCGGCATCACAGGCATCAGCCTGGCCCAGGTGCCCTTCGACATCCATGTTCATGACACCTACTTTGTAGTGGGTCATTTTCACTACATCGTCTACGGAGGCACGGTGTTTGTGATCTTCGCCTCGCTCTACCACTGGTATCCGAAGTTCACGGGCCGTCTGCTCAACGAGGATCTGGGTCGCCTGCACTTCGTGCTCACCCTGATCGGCTTCCAGCTCTGCTTCCTGCCCCAGCACTGGCTGGGGCTGAATGGCATGCCCAGGCGCGTGGCGGAATACGACCCGGCCTTCACCACGCTCAACCAGGTGAGCAGCGTGGGGGCCCTGATCATGGCGATCAGCATCCTGCCGCTGTTGATCAACGTGGTGATCACGGCCAGGAATGGTGAACCGGCAGGCGACAATCCCTGGAACGCCCTGACGCCGGAATGGCTCACCTCCTCGCCCCCTCCGGTGGAGAACTGGAAGGGGGATGCCCCCCTCGTCACCGAGCCCTACGGCTACGGCACCCGTCCTGAGGCCCAGTCATGA
- a CDS encoding cytochrome c oxidase subunit 3: MTTTNSSDSSLLSSPAAAAPTAEASTEADLHADVRMFGLTTFLVADGMTFAGFFAAYLTFKAVNPLPEGSIYELELLLPTINTVLLVLSSFTFHRAGREIRANRLAACRTWLLVSAGLGATFLAGQMVEYFTLPFGLTDNLFASTFYALTGFHGLHVTLGVICILIVALQTRSGGRISAEKHFGLEAAELYWHFVDGIWVVLYGILYVL, from the coding sequence ATGACCACCACCAACTCCTCCGACAGCTCGCTGCTGAGCAGCCCTGCAGCGGCTGCCCCAACCGCTGAGGCCAGCACCGAGGCCGACCTGCACGCCGATGTGCGCATGTTCGGCCTCACCACCTTCCTGGTGGCCGATGGCATGACCTTTGCGGGCTTCTTCGCGGCCTACCTCACCTTCAAAGCGGTGAATCCGCTGCCCGAGGGCAGCATCTACGAGCTGGAGCTGCTGCTGCCCACCATCAACACCGTGCTGCTGGTGCTGAGCAGCTTCACCTTCCACCGCGCCGGCCGCGAGATCCGCGCCAATCGCCTGGCCGCCTGCCGCACCTGGTTGCTGGTGTCCGCCGGCCTCGGAGCCACCTTTCTGGCCGGCCAGATGGTGGAGTACTTCACCCTGCCCTTCGGCCTCACCGACAACCTCTTTGCCAGCACCTTCTATGCCCTCACGGGCTTCCACGGTCTGCACGTGACCCTGGGGGTGATCTGCATCCTGATCGTGGCCCTGCAGACCCGCAGCGGTGGTCGGATCAGCGCTGAGAAGCATTTCGGCCTCGAGGCCGCAGAACTCTACTGGCACTTTGTGGACGGCATCTGGGTGGTGCTCTACGGCATCCTTTACGTGCTCTGA
- a CDS encoding AbrB family transcriptional regulator — translation MLEGKALLDRARALSDQPEDLIARACGYVGPSGRVLRKSFHKALVAAKGYPVPEASSGRSAAAPGPGKGRQAEFRTRVHGNGNLLIGNAYTRRLGLQPGQEFRIELQRDSRSIRLLPLQDGEFPEAEASDDTASAGCD, via the coding sequence ATGCTCGAAGGCAAGGCCCTGCTCGACAGGGCCAGAGCCCTCAGCGACCAGCCCGAAGACCTGATTGCCCGCGCCTGTGGGTACGTCGGCCCCAGTGGCCGCGTGCTCAGGAAGAGTTTCCACAAGGCCCTGGTGGCCGCCAAGGGCTACCCCGTTCCCGAGGCGAGCTCCGGTCGCAGCGCCGCCGCCCCAGGCCCCGGCAAGGGGCGGCAGGCGGAGTTCCGCACCCGCGTGCACGGCAACGGCAATCTGCTGATCGGCAACGCCTACACCCGCCGGCTGGGGCTGCAGCCCGGCCAGGAATTCCGCATCGAACTGCAGCGGGACAGCCGCTCCATCCGGCTGCTGCCGCTCCAAGACGGCGAGTTCCCCGAGGCCGAAGCCAGCGACGACACCGCTTCAGCGGGGTGCGACTGA
- a CDS encoding DUF308 domain-containing protein, with product MVQLSPARDAAALRTFTLGEGVLMLVLGLLAMIFPLAASLWVTAMVALIFLVGGLLGWINNLMRARLLGRWLAFWRLVVSTLLVAAGLSMLLQLGSGPTQAAAPIATLALAIGVVFVVEGLVALGVSLAHRRIRGWGWGLLNGLITLALGTTILLLPGPVLLQVLGLLVGISFVFSGLDLLSFSASFHGPDQDTAGQPEPPGS from the coding sequence ATGGTCCAGCTCAGCCCAGCCCGGGATGCGGCAGCTCTGAGGACCTTCACCCTCGGGGAGGGGGTGCTGATGCTGGTGCTCGGCTTGCTGGCGATGATCTTTCCGCTGGCCGCCTCCCTCTGGGTCACGGCGATGGTGGCGCTGATCTTTCTGGTGGGAGGCCTGCTCGGCTGGATCAACAACCTGATGCGGGCCCGGCTGCTCGGCCGCTGGCTGGCCTTCTGGCGTCTGGTGGTGTCCACCCTGCTGGTGGCAGCGGGGCTGTCGATGCTGCTGCAGCTCGGTTCGGGACCGACCCAGGCGGCGGCCCCGATCGCCACCCTGGCCCTGGCCATCGGAGTGGTGTTCGTGGTGGAGGGTTTGGTGGCCCTGGGGGTGTCCCTGGCCCACCGGCGCATTCGGGGCTGGGGCTGGGGCCTGCTCAACGGCCTGATCACCCTGGCCCTGGGCACGACGATCCTGCTGCTGCCCGGCCCTGTGCTGTTGCAGGTGCTGGGCCTGCTGGTGGGCATCAGCTTCGTGTTCAGTGGCCTCGACCTGCTCAGCTTCAGCGCCAGTTTCCACGGCCCCGATCAGGACACAGCCGGCCAGCCCGAACCCCCCGGCAGCTGA